A window of Struthio camelus isolate bStrCam1 chromosome 15, bStrCam1.hap1, whole genome shotgun sequence contains these coding sequences:
- the USP42 gene encoding ubiquitin carboxyl-terminal hydrolase 42 isoform X3: MTIVNKPKSSKSKKSSSRRSGKSKKPRTKKMKSRTANWGRVPPAEDPNQVSVDQGPGGAIYCRSSEKSKPFAQRDLIVNDGIAPPQRILFPPEKICMDWQQTQSVGVGLYNLGNTCFLNSALQCLTYTPPLANYMLSLEHTQSCREQGFCMMCTMETHINQVLCCSDDAIKPTPVINDLRRIGKHFRFGSQEDAHEFLRYTVDAMQKACLNGSTKLDRSSQATTVIHQIFGGFLRSRVKCLNCKAVSDTYEAFLDITLDIKAASSVTRALEQFVKPEQLDGENCYKCSKCKKMVPASKRFTIHRSSNVLTISLKRFANFTGGKINKDVKYPEYLDLRAYMSQSIGEPLLYALYAVLVHSGVNCHAGHYFCYIKAGNGLWYQMNDASVVLCDIKTVLSQQAYLLFYIRRYDLTLGERAFYLPAPSYPRSFLGQRGANNKQTGFMGPRLPPHMIKNSSRLNGNGSLKEDPNTIGVTLKRPSSAPPTACVQNWAITRPSITDPSKKQKITISIHNKLPARQTVSQPDSLSSAVEDEDLSKPVPSSTITNSSAAESTSNASTMSVATNVSKQEVPEEIFVEPAVNGNPKLSSDNTVPYGAESSGKSEEESKGLFKRNCNVISSNGILIGKVVRTLQNSHSSCQNAEEERSQHELPKNDTLNGAISLDNESKENGLKLDDSTCQVQPVKPSEIFFSKTNGLLETMPIGLPPVPQEIILESLTYSQLNSLSEEISVPGPPKSSESDALMETVVMEALFVYEESRKVPSDFSCEVENLFVQSDSETVSTKEEVAESIVAKADNAHPNINGQHKVRKRSLDAEDEFLGQCVSEDSADKDKPRRSKESELISKENPLYIKGSPETEEKLGQTSSIKSDIECSSKKLASLDITDKCQDTKDISSNYIEVPPVNDSSITKLDKVLESQFSRDSEGLSNKKCEEYKHRKKYKKKIYDSKKTDKEHYRRKREHSDTEEREKQNRSKTDGHSHKRRCSRSVETNKQNRHKQEYCNGSKYRSSHNERNSPDNGRSSGKYPRYRSRSRGRTEQDRNRYYHSKGERTWSRERYYQDEPRRWEKCRYYNDYYSSHATRDGRERKFSHCDKDFDKSSQAYNNRSHKDYHYKSRWLHNSLSREEEVHHFSSHRADSHHCSVPQQQSEKYSRERHALPPVSVHSNFEDSSQKDEKERNRKRKYSRAEGSESEIEKKRRKIEKELSGDQKLKKYKKVKKKKKSKDKHREKDYKLYDLDFSVLHFDNDNRKRKKKKKKKKHIRKLKGFLEYLDPRFQKKTREKKEESRPPDGYLCEQYRNQGSKQLYKEGKPSSAGESKKYNSIASSEYIKDN, encoded by the exons ATGACCATAGTTAACAAGCCAAAATCTTCAAAATCTAAAAAGTCATCATCCAGACGGTCTGGCAAATCAAAGAAACCCCGTACTAAAAAAATGAAGTCACGCACCGCAAATTGGGGTCGGGTACCACCTGCAGAAGATCCAAACCAAGTCTCCGTGGACCAAGGACCGGGAGGTGCTATTTATTGTAGATCATCTGAAAAATCTAAGCCTTTTGCCCAAAGAGATCTAA TCGTTAATGACGGAATTGCTCCGCCGCAAAGGATTCTTTTTCCACCTGAGAAGATTTGTATGGATTGGCAGCAAACACAAAGTGTTGGAGTTGGACTCTACAACCttggcaatacgtgtttcctcaattCCGCTCTACAATGTTTGACTTACACACcccctctcgccaattacatgctttctcTTGAACACACCCAATCAT GTCGTGAGcaaggcttctgcatgatgtgcaCAATGGAAACTCACATTAATCAGGTCCTGTGTTGCTCTGATGATGCCATCAAACCTACACCTGTCATCAATGACCTTAGAC GAATAGGAAAACATTTCCGTTTTGGCAGTCAGGAAGATGCACATGAATTCTTACGCTACACCGTTGATGCTATGCAGAAAGCTTGTTTAAATGGAAGCACCAA ATTAGACAGATCTTCTCAAGCTACCACAGTCATTCATCAAATATTTGGAGGATTTCTAAGATCCAgag TAAAGTGCTTGAACTGCAAAGCAGTTTCGGATACCTACGAGGCATTCCTTGATATCACTTTGGATATAAAG GCAGCTTCATCTGTCACCAGAGCTCTAGAACAATTTGTGAAACCTGAACAGCTGGATGGTGAAAATTGCTATAAATGTAGCAA GTGTAAAAAGATGGTTCCTGCATCGAAGAGGTTTACGATACATCGTTCTTCCAATGTTCTCACAATAtccctgaaaagatttgcaaatTTCACTGGTGGAAAGATCAACAAG GATGTAAAATATCCTGAATATTTGGATCTTCGAGCGTATATGTCTCAGTCAATTGGAGAACCACTGCTCTATGCCTTATACGCAGTCCTGGTACACAGTGGTGTTAACTGTCATGCAGGACACTATTTCTGCTACATAAAG GCTGGTAACGGACTTTGGTACCAGATGAATGATGCCTCTGTAGTCCTTTGTGACATCAAAACAGTTCTCAGTCAGCaagcttatttacttttttatatcAG GCGTTATGATTTGACACTTGGAGAACGTGCTTTTTACTTACCAGCACCGTCTTACCCCCGTTCATTCCTTGGTCAGCGGGGGGCTAATAATAAGCAGACTGGATTTATGGGACCACGGCTTCCTCCTCACATGATTAAG aattcaAGTCGTTTAAATGGAAATGGATCGCTAAAAGAGGATCCAAATACCATTGGTGTCACCCTGAAAAGGCCATCTTCAGCTCCACCAACAGCTTGTGTTCAAAACTGGGCAATAACCAGGCCTTCAATTACTGATCCCTCAAAAAAACAGAAGATCACTATCAGTATTCATAACAAATTGCCTGCACGTCAGACTGTGTCTCAGCCTGACTCTCTTAGCAGTGCTGTGGAGGATGAGGatctaagcaagcctgttccttcatccacAATTACGAATTCTTCTGCAGCAGAGTCTACCTCAAATGCATCTACAATGTCAGTTGCTACTAACGTTTCCAAACAAGAAGTTCCTGAGGAAATTTTTGTCGAGCCAGCAGTGAATGGAAATCCTAAACTCAGCTCTGATAACACAGTCCCTTACGGTGCAGAATCTTCAGGAAAATCTGAGGAGGAGTCGAAGggcttatttaaaaggaattgcaACGTAATATCTTCTAATGGAATTTTGATTGGAAAGGTAGTCCGTACATTGCAGAATTCCCATTCTTCCTGTCAGAATGCTGAAGAAGAAAGATCCCAGCATGAGCTGCCAAAAAATGATACATTAAATGGTGCTATTAGTTTAGATAATGAATCTAAAGAAAATGGACTGAAACTTGATGATTCCACTTGCCAAGTACAACCTGTTAAACcttcagagattttcttttctaaaacaaatggaTTGCTAGAAACA ATGCCTATAGGTTTGCCTCCAGTCCCTCAAGAAATAATCTTAGAATCCCTCACATACAGCCAGTTGAACAGCTTATCAGAAGAAATAAG TGTCCCTGGACCTCCAAAATCTTCTGAGAGTGATGCTCTTATGGAAACTGTCGTGATGGAAGCACTGTTTGTCTATGAAGAATCCAGGAAGGTTCCTTCTGACTTTAGCTGTGAGGTCGAGAATCTTTTTGTTCAATCAGATTCTGAAACCGTTTCTACCAAAGAAGAAGTTGCTGAAAGTATTGTAGCAAAAGCTGATAATGCACATCCCAATATCAATGGCCAGCACAAGGTCAGGAAAAGATCCTTGGATGCTGAAGATGAATTCCTTGGGCAGTGTGTGTCTGAAGACAGTGCAGACAAAGACAAACCAAGAAGATCAAAAGAGTCCGaactcatttcaaaagaaaatcctTTGTACATCAAAGGGTCTCCTGAGACTGAAGAGAAATTAGGGCAAACTTCCTCTATAAAGTCTGACATTGAATGTAGTTCTAAAAAACTTGCATCTCTAGATATTACAGATAAATGCCAAGATACGAAGGACATTTCTAGCAACTATATAGAAGTACCGCCTGTTAATGACTCTTCAATTACAAAGCTGGATAAAGTTTTGGAGAGTCAATTTTCTAGAGACAGTGAGGGACTGAGTaataaaaaatgtgaagaatacaagcataggaaaaaatacaagaaaaaaatatatgactCTAAAAAAACTGATAAAGAGCACTACCGAAGGAAGAGAGAGCACTCTGACACtgaagagagggagaagcaaaacagaagcaaaacggatggtcattctcacaagaggaggtgCTCTCGCAGTGtggaaacaaataagcaaaatcgTCATAAGCAGGAGTACTGCAATGGAAGCAAGTACAGATCTTCCCATAATGAAAGAAACAGCCCTGATAatggcagaagctcaggaaaatatCCTCGTTACAGATCCCGAAGCAGAGGAAGAACAGAACAAGACAGAAATAGGTATTATCATTCCAAAGGAGAGCGAACTTGGAGCAGAGAAAGATACTATCAAGATGAACCACGGAGATGGGAAAAATGTAGATACTACAACGATTACTATTCCTCTCATGCAACAAGAGATGGTAGAGAGAGAAAGTTCTCTCATTGCGATAAAGACTTTGACAAATCAAGTCAAGCTTACAACAACAGGTCACATAAGGATTATCATTACAAAAGCAGATGGCTTCACAATTCGCTCTCGAGAGAGGAAGAGGTGCATCACTTTAGCAGTCACAGAGCAGACTCGCATCATTGTTCGGTGCCTCAGCAgcaatctgaaaaatattctcGTGAAAGACACGCACTTCCACCTGTGTCAGTTCACTCAAATTTTGAGGACTCCTctcagaaagatgaaaaagaaagaaacagaaaaagaaaatattcccgTGCAGAGGGGAGCGAAAGCGAAATAGAAAAGAAACGCAGAAAGATAGAAAAGGAGCTTTCAGGtgatcaaaaactgaaaaaatacaagaaggtcaagaagaaaaagaagtccaAAGATAAACATCGAGAGAAGGATTACAA ACTTTATGATTTGGATTTCTCTGTGCTCCACTTTGACAATGACAATCGCAAAcgtaagaaaaagaagaaaaagaagaaacacatcAGGAAACTGAAAGGCTTCTTGGAATACTTAGACCCTcgtttccagaaaaaaacacgggagaagaaggaagaatcccGTCCTCCAGATGGCTATTTATGTGAGCAATACAGAAACCAGGGCAGTAAACAACTCTACAAGGAAGGGAAGCCTTCCAGTGCTGGTGAAAGCAAGAAATATAATTCCATCGCATCCAGCGAGTATATTAAAG ATAACTGA
- the USP42 gene encoding ubiquitin carboxyl-terminal hydrolase 42 isoform X2: MTIVNKPKSSKSKKSSSRRSGKSKKPRTKKMKSRTANWGRVPPAEDPNQVSVDQGPGGAIYCRSSEKSKPFAQRDLIVNDGIAPPQRILFPPEKICMDWQQTQSVGVGLYNLGNTCFLNSALQCLTYTPPLANYMLSLEHTQSCREQGFCMMCTMETHINQVLCCSDDAIKPTPVINDLRRIGKHFRFGSQEDAHEFLRYTVDAMQKACLNGSTKLDRSSQATTVIHQIFGGFLRSRVKCLNCKAVSDTYEAFLDITLDIKAASSVTRALEQFVKPEQLDGENCYKCSKCKKMVPASKRFTIHRSSNVLTISLKRFANFTGGKINKDVKYPEYLDLRAYMSQSIGEPLLYALYAVLVHSGVNCHAGHYFCYIKAGNGLWYQMNDASVVLCDIKTVLSQQAYLLFYIRRYDLTLGERAFYLPAPSYPRSFLGQRGANNKQTGFMGPRLPPHMIKNSSRLNGNGSLKEDPNTIGVTLKRPSSAPPTACVQNWAITRPSITDPSKKQKITISIHNKLPARQTVSQPDSLSSAVEDEDLSKPVPSSTITNSSAAESTSNASTMSVATNVSKQEVPEEIFVEPAVNGNPKLSSDNTVPYGAESSGKSEEESKGLFKRNCNVISSNGILIGKVVRTLQNSHSSCQNAEEERSQHELPKNDTLNGAISLDNESKENGLKLDDSTCQVQPVKPSEIFFSKTNGLLETMPIGLPPVPQEIILESLTYSQLNSLSEEISVPGPPKSSESDALMETVVMEALFVYEESRKVPSDFSCEVENLFVQSDSETVSTKEEVAESIVAKADNAHPNINGQHKVRKRSLDAEDEFLGQCVSEDSADKDKPRRSKESELISKENPLYIKGSPETEEKLGQTSSIKSDIECSSKKLASLDITDKCQDTKDISSNYIEVPPVNDSSITKLDKVLESQFSRDSEGLSNKKCEEYKHRKKYKKKIYDSKKTDKEHYRRKREHSDTEEREKQNRSKTDGHSHKRRCSRSVETNKQNRHKQEYCNGSKYRSSHNERNSPDNGRSSGKYPRYRSRSRGRTEQDRNRYYHSKGERTWSRERYYQDEPRRWEKCRYYNDYYSSHATRDGRERKFSHCDKDFDKSSQAYNNRSHKDYHYKSRWLHNSLSREEEVHHFSSHRADSHHCSVPQQQSEKYSRERHALPPVSVHSNFEDSSQKDEKERNRKRKYSRAEGSESEIEKKRRKIEKELSGDQKLKKYKKVKKKKKSKDKHREKDYKLYDLDFSVLHFDNDNRKRKKKKKKKKHIRKLKGFLEYLDPRFQKKTREKKEESRPPDGYLCEQYRNQGSKQLYKEGKPSSAGESKKYNSIASSEYIKDAELTDGSLQYSN, from the exons ATGACCATAGTTAACAAGCCAAAATCTTCAAAATCTAAAAAGTCATCATCCAGACGGTCTGGCAAATCAAAGAAACCCCGTACTAAAAAAATGAAGTCACGCACCGCAAATTGGGGTCGGGTACCACCTGCAGAAGATCCAAACCAAGTCTCCGTGGACCAAGGACCGGGAGGTGCTATTTATTGTAGATCATCTGAAAAATCTAAGCCTTTTGCCCAAAGAGATCTAA TCGTTAATGACGGAATTGCTCCGCCGCAAAGGATTCTTTTTCCACCTGAGAAGATTTGTATGGATTGGCAGCAAACACAAAGTGTTGGAGTTGGACTCTACAACCttggcaatacgtgtttcctcaattCCGCTCTACAATGTTTGACTTACACACcccctctcgccaattacatgctttctcTTGAACACACCCAATCAT GTCGTGAGcaaggcttctgcatgatgtgcaCAATGGAAACTCACATTAATCAGGTCCTGTGTTGCTCTGATGATGCCATCAAACCTACACCTGTCATCAATGACCTTAGAC GAATAGGAAAACATTTCCGTTTTGGCAGTCAGGAAGATGCACATGAATTCTTACGCTACACCGTTGATGCTATGCAGAAAGCTTGTTTAAATGGAAGCACCAA ATTAGACAGATCTTCTCAAGCTACCACAGTCATTCATCAAATATTTGGAGGATTTCTAAGATCCAgag TAAAGTGCTTGAACTGCAAAGCAGTTTCGGATACCTACGAGGCATTCCTTGATATCACTTTGGATATAAAG GCAGCTTCATCTGTCACCAGAGCTCTAGAACAATTTGTGAAACCTGAACAGCTGGATGGTGAAAATTGCTATAAATGTAGCAA GTGTAAAAAGATGGTTCCTGCATCGAAGAGGTTTACGATACATCGTTCTTCCAATGTTCTCACAATAtccctgaaaagatttgcaaatTTCACTGGTGGAAAGATCAACAAG GATGTAAAATATCCTGAATATTTGGATCTTCGAGCGTATATGTCTCAGTCAATTGGAGAACCACTGCTCTATGCCTTATACGCAGTCCTGGTACACAGTGGTGTTAACTGTCATGCAGGACACTATTTCTGCTACATAAAG GCTGGTAACGGACTTTGGTACCAGATGAATGATGCCTCTGTAGTCCTTTGTGACATCAAAACAGTTCTCAGTCAGCaagcttatttacttttttatatcAG GCGTTATGATTTGACACTTGGAGAACGTGCTTTTTACTTACCAGCACCGTCTTACCCCCGTTCATTCCTTGGTCAGCGGGGGGCTAATAATAAGCAGACTGGATTTATGGGACCACGGCTTCCTCCTCACATGATTAAG aattcaAGTCGTTTAAATGGAAATGGATCGCTAAAAGAGGATCCAAATACCATTGGTGTCACCCTGAAAAGGCCATCTTCAGCTCCACCAACAGCTTGTGTTCAAAACTGGGCAATAACCAGGCCTTCAATTACTGATCCCTCAAAAAAACAGAAGATCACTATCAGTATTCATAACAAATTGCCTGCACGTCAGACTGTGTCTCAGCCTGACTCTCTTAGCAGTGCTGTGGAGGATGAGGatctaagcaagcctgttccttcatccacAATTACGAATTCTTCTGCAGCAGAGTCTACCTCAAATGCATCTACAATGTCAGTTGCTACTAACGTTTCCAAACAAGAAGTTCCTGAGGAAATTTTTGTCGAGCCAGCAGTGAATGGAAATCCTAAACTCAGCTCTGATAACACAGTCCCTTACGGTGCAGAATCTTCAGGAAAATCTGAGGAGGAGTCGAAGggcttatttaaaaggaattgcaACGTAATATCTTCTAATGGAATTTTGATTGGAAAGGTAGTCCGTACATTGCAGAATTCCCATTCTTCCTGTCAGAATGCTGAAGAAGAAAGATCCCAGCATGAGCTGCCAAAAAATGATACATTAAATGGTGCTATTAGTTTAGATAATGAATCTAAAGAAAATGGACTGAAACTTGATGATTCCACTTGCCAAGTACAACCTGTTAAACcttcagagattttcttttctaaaacaaatggaTTGCTAGAAACA ATGCCTATAGGTTTGCCTCCAGTCCCTCAAGAAATAATCTTAGAATCCCTCACATACAGCCAGTTGAACAGCTTATCAGAAGAAATAAG TGTCCCTGGACCTCCAAAATCTTCTGAGAGTGATGCTCTTATGGAAACTGTCGTGATGGAAGCACTGTTTGTCTATGAAGAATCCAGGAAGGTTCCTTCTGACTTTAGCTGTGAGGTCGAGAATCTTTTTGTTCAATCAGATTCTGAAACCGTTTCTACCAAAGAAGAAGTTGCTGAAAGTATTGTAGCAAAAGCTGATAATGCACATCCCAATATCAATGGCCAGCACAAGGTCAGGAAAAGATCCTTGGATGCTGAAGATGAATTCCTTGGGCAGTGTGTGTCTGAAGACAGTGCAGACAAAGACAAACCAAGAAGATCAAAAGAGTCCGaactcatttcaaaagaaaatcctTTGTACATCAAAGGGTCTCCTGAGACTGAAGAGAAATTAGGGCAAACTTCCTCTATAAAGTCTGACATTGAATGTAGTTCTAAAAAACTTGCATCTCTAGATATTACAGATAAATGCCAAGATACGAAGGACATTTCTAGCAACTATATAGAAGTACCGCCTGTTAATGACTCTTCAATTACAAAGCTGGATAAAGTTTTGGAGAGTCAATTTTCTAGAGACAGTGAGGGACTGAGTaataaaaaatgtgaagaatacaagcataggaaaaaatacaagaaaaaaatatatgactCTAAAAAAACTGATAAAGAGCACTACCGAAGGAAGAGAGAGCACTCTGACACtgaagagagggagaagcaaaacagaagcaaaacggatggtcattctcacaagaggaggtgCTCTCGCAGTGtggaaacaaataagcaaaatcgTCATAAGCAGGAGTACTGCAATGGAAGCAAGTACAGATCTTCCCATAATGAAAGAAACAGCCCTGATAatggcagaagctcaggaaaatatCCTCGTTACAGATCCCGAAGCAGAGGAAGAACAGAACAAGACAGAAATAGGTATTATCATTCCAAAGGAGAGCGAACTTGGAGCAGAGAAAGATACTATCAAGATGAACCACGGAGATGGGAAAAATGTAGATACTACAACGATTACTATTCCTCTCATGCAACAAGAGATGGTAGAGAGAGAAAGTTCTCTCATTGCGATAAAGACTTTGACAAATCAAGTCAAGCTTACAACAACAGGTCACATAAGGATTATCATTACAAAAGCAGATGGCTTCACAATTCGCTCTCGAGAGAGGAAGAGGTGCATCACTTTAGCAGTCACAGAGCAGACTCGCATCATTGTTCGGTGCCTCAGCAgcaatctgaaaaatattctcGTGAAAGACACGCACTTCCACCTGTGTCAGTTCACTCAAATTTTGAGGACTCCTctcagaaagatgaaaaagaaagaaacagaaaaagaaaatattcccgTGCAGAGGGGAGCGAAAGCGAAATAGAAAAGAAACGCAGAAAGATAGAAAAGGAGCTTTCAGGtgatcaaaaactgaaaaaatacaagaaggtcaagaagaaaaagaagtccaAAGATAAACATCGAGAGAAGGATTACAA ACTTTATGATTTGGATTTCTCTGTGCTCCACTTTGACAATGACAATCGCAAAcgtaagaaaaagaagaaaaagaagaaacacatcAGGAAACTGAAAGGCTTCTTGGAATACTTAGACCCTcgtttccagaaaaaaacacgggagaagaaggaagaatcccGTCCTCCAGATGGCTATTTATGTGAGCAATACAGAAACCAGGGCAGTAAACAACTCTACAAGGAAGGGAAGCCTTCCAGTGCTGGTGAAAGCAAGAAATATAATTCCATCGCATCCAGCGAGTATATTAAAG atgcgGAGCTTACTGATGGAAGCCTTCAATACTCAAACTAA